The proteins below come from a single Cylindrospermopsis raciborskii Cr2010 genomic window:
- a CDS encoding SRPBCC family protein, translated as MFLSQDKHKSLIDGKILVQTRSHNGWGGAVTASMYLPLVRSYVWDKITEYPRWVQYFPDLTKSELIFQGDVKFLYQRARKAFLFFTAEVEIYLSVVEVLGKQIQFKMERGTFEDFHANLQFQDMGNGTLLIYTVEATPNIPIPSMLIEQGMSWGLPDNLRKMRQFLCS; from the coding sequence ATGTTTTTGAGTCAAGACAAACATAAATCACTCATAGATGGGAAAATACTAGTACAAACTCGTTCCCATAATGGTTGGGGTGGTGCAGTGACTGCTTCTATGTATTTACCCTTAGTGCGTTCTTATGTGTGGGATAAAATAACAGAATATCCACGTTGGGTACAGTATTTTCCCGATTTGACAAAAAGCGAACTTATCTTTCAGGGAGATGTCAAGTTTTTGTACCAGCGCGCCCGAAAAGCATTTTTATTTTTTACAGCTGAAGTAGAGATTTATCTAAGTGTAGTAGAAGTTTTGGGAAAGCAAATACAGTTTAAGATGGAGAGAGGAACATTTGAAGATTTTCATGCCAACCTACAATTTCAGGATATGGGGAATGGTACCTTACTAATATATACGGTAGAAGCAACACCAAATATTCCTATTCCCTCCATGCTAATTGAACAGGGAATGTCCTGGGGATTACCGGATAACCTGCGCAAAATGCGACAATTTTTGTGTAGTTGA